The proteins below come from a single Corylus avellana chromosome ca3, CavTom2PMs-1.0 genomic window:
- the LOC132173823 gene encoding uncharacterized protein LOC132173823 isoform X1 — protein MGVCNEEKWIEHYSSSHKILLVGEGDFSFAVCLAKAFGTAENMIAASFDSKEVLTNAYPNVIMANLEELKQRRCTVLHHVDAHTMYRHPQLRSKLFDRIVFNFPHAGFIGWETEKRQIEIHRTLVRGFLSNANHMLTKNGEVHITHKTAYPFSKWEIVELAEEIGLCLIEKVPFAIRYYPGYVNKRGSGAKINQTFPLGECSTFKFASNILFHNTLIDGMCNAGKPTIAREMFSSLPTKGLQPNDRTSNIMINGFCKEELLNEARELFEKMNKNGCSPDHFTYNIIIQGFLQHNECEAKECMLVEQAARIQRRKDEEGEANEHMLAEQAARMQRWKNEKREAKERMLAEQAARMQRRKDEEHEAKKSMLAEQAARIQRKKDEEGEAKKHMLVEQAARMQRWKDEEREAKELMLAEQAVRMKRRKDEEREAKESMLAEQAARMQRWKGEEREAKERMLVEKAARMQRKKDEEREANERMVAEQAARMQRRKDEESEANEHMLAEQAARMQTRKDEERETKDRMLFHMIGLKFEKAVRMQRRKDEEREAKERMLVEQTARMQRRKDEERETKDRMLAEKSVRIERWKDEEREAKERMLAEQAARMQRRKKEEREVKERILAEQAARMQRRKDEERVAKERMLAKQAATLQRRKEEECEAKERMLVSYSSILAAPYDPFADPSQKPSIKYDKTSEYMALPYSQNLFFVELNRVSSSLSPGDIAVSYFPPNFHWIPEHPLKNLAYYSAILKRTGSVFFKAIPDRLNPQKTIYHSIYFKKIIFEKEWGNHPSASRSLNGFNIPCNYYDYIDAYFKFLLHQTSKFEHSWFVSFDKDFCGILPLWFSRWWNQFGLLPDILPLQLVDAFQLFKSHFKVDSYGAKFSTMLHFVKKFKIPWILRWQYHISEDKIQRHWYIKWWDKCSLNDSIVLSVKNMVHAPKALPAPKASALSNLLIPPSAFSSPKREKESSPASSHSASSSSSKKNSSKKKEMIEALLAALDNLDDEEDETSKPSAEKPIQVPPYFEDSQDYYPYPGVEDM, from the exons ATGGGTGTGTGTAATGAAGAAAAATGGATAGAGCATTATAGCAGCTCTCATAAAATACTGCTTGTGGGTGAGGGAGATTTCTCGTTTGCTGTATGCTTAGCAAAAGCTTTTGGTACTGCTGAGAACATGATTGCCGCCTCTTTTGACTCCAAAG AGGTATTGACGAATGCGTATCCGAATGTGATCATGGCCAATTTGGAAGAACTGAAGCAGCGGAGATGCACTGTTTTACATCATGTGGATGCCCATACTATGTACCGACACCCTCAACTTCGTTCGAAATTGTTCGACAGGATAGTCTTCAATTTCCCTCATGCTGGTTTCATTGGGTGGGAAACTGAGAAGCGCCAAATTGA aATTCACCGGACGTTGGTTAGGGGTTTCTTGAGTAATGCAAATCACATGCTGACAAAGAATGGAGAAGTTCACATTACCCACAAGACGGCTTACCCTTTCAGTAAGTGGGAGATAGTGGAGTTGGCAGAGGAGATTGGGCTGTGTTTAATTGAGAAAGTGCCATTTGCAATAAGGTACTATCCAGGTTACGTTAATAAGAGAGGATCTGGGGCTAAAATCAACCAGACATTCCCTCTAGGAGAATGCAGTACTTTCAAATTCGCCAGTAACATATTATTTCATAACACcttgattgatggtatgtgtaatGCTGGAAAACCTACTATTGCAAGAGAAATGTTTAGTAGTCTTCCTACAAAAGGCTTGCAACCTAATGATCGGACTTCCAATATAATGATCAATGGGTTTTGCAAAGAGGAACTACTAAATGAGGCGAGGGAGCTATTTGAGAAAATGAACAAGAACGGTTGTTCACCTGACCATTtcacatataacataatcatccAAGGCTTCTTGCAACATAATGAGTGTGAGGCAAAGGAGTGTATGCTg GTTGAACAAGCTGCAAGAATACAAAGGAGGAAGGATGAGGAGGGTGAGGCAAACGAACATATGCTg GCTGAACAAGCTGCAAGAATGCAGAGGTGGAAGAATGAAAAGCGTGAGGCAAAGGAACGTATGTTg GCTGAACAAGCTGCAAGAATGCAAAGGAGGAAGGATGAGGAGCACGAGGCAAAGAAGAGTATGCTG GCTGAACAAGCTGCAAGAATACAGAGGAAGAAGGATGAGGAGGGTGAGGCAAAGAAGCATATGCTG GTTGAACAAGCTGCAAGAATGCAGAGGTGGAAGGATGAGGAGCGTGAGGCAAAGGAGCTTATGCTa GCTGAACAAGCTGTAAGAATGAAGAGGAGGAAGGATGAGGAGCGTGAGGCAAAGGAAAGTATGCTG GCGGAACAAGCTGCAAGAATGCAGAGGTGGAAGGGTGAGGAGCGTGAGGCAAAGGAGCGTATGCTG GTTGAAAAAGCTGCAAGAATGCAGAGGAAGAAGGATGAGGAGCGTGAGGCAAATGAGCGGATGGTg GCTGAACAAGCTGCAAGAATGCAGAGGAGGAAGGATGAGGAGAGTGAGGCAAATGAGCATATGCTg GCTGAACAAGCTGCAAGAATGCAGACAAGGAAGGATGAGGAACGTGAGACAAAAGATCGTATGTTG TTCCACATGAttggtttgaagtttgaaaaaGCTGTAAGAATGCAAAGGAGGAAGGATGAGGAGCGTGAGGCAAAGGAGCGTATGCTG GTTGAACAAACTGCAAGAATGCAAAGGAGGAAGGATGAGGAGCGTGAGACAAAGGATCGtatgttg GCTGAAAAATCTGTAAGAATAGAAAGGTGGAAGGATGAAGAGCGTGAGGCAAAGGAGCGTATGTTG GCTGAACAAGCTGCAAGAATGcagaggaggaagaaagaagagcgTGAGGTAAAGGAGCGTATTCTg gctGAACAAGCTGCAAGAATGCAGAGGAGGAAGGATGAGGAGCGTGTGGCAAAGGAGCGTATGCTg GCTAAACAAGCTGCAACACTGCAGAGGAGGAAGGAAGAGGAGTGTGAGGCAAAGGAGCGTATGCTg GTTTCCTACTCCAGCATCCTTGCTGCTCCTTATGATCCTTTTGCGGATCCTTCCCAGAAACCATCCATTAAGTATGACAAGACGTCGGAATATATGGCCCTCCCTTattcccaaaatttattttttgttgaattaaaTCGGGTCTCCTCTTCCCTTTCCCCCGGAGATATTGCCGTTTcttattttcctccaaattttcattggatccctgaacaTCCTTTGAAAAACTTAGCCTATTATTCTGCTATCTTGAAACGAACAGGTTCTGTTTTCTTCAAAGCCATACCAGACAGGCTTAATCCCCAGAAAACAATTTACCACAGTatttatttcaagaaaattatttttgaaaaagaatggGGAAATCACCCCTCTGCTTCCAGGTCCCTTAACGGGTTTAACATTCcttgtaattattatgattacattgatgcctattttaaatttttgcttcaTCAAACCTCGAAATTTGAACATTCTTGGTTTgtcagttttgataaagacttCTGCGGTATCCTTCCCCTCTGGTTCTCCAggtggtggaaccaatttggtctTCTCCCTGATATTCTCCCCCTCCAACTTGTTGATGCTTTTCAATTGTTTAAAAGTCACTTCAAGGTTGATTCCTATGGAGCTAAGTTTTCTACTatgcttcattttgttaaaaaattcaaaattccttGGATTCTGAGATGGCAATATCACATTTCAGAAGACAAAATTCAAAGACATTGGtatatcaaatggtgggataaatgctcactaaatGATTCCATTGTTCTTTCTGTTAAAAACATGGTTCACGCCCCCAAGGCCCTTCCTGCTCCAAAGGCGTCTGCTTTATCCAATTTGTTAATTCCCCCCAGTGCTTTCTCTtctccaaaaagagaaaaagaaagttcccCTGCTTCCTCCCATTCGGCCTCTTCAAGTTCTTCAAAGAAGaattcttccaagaagaaagaaatgattgaagcCCTACTTGCTGCCCTGGATAACTTGGACGATGAAGAAGATGAGACGTCTAAACCATCTGCCGAAAAGCCTATCCAGGTTCCACCTTATTTTGAAGACTCACAAGACTACTATCCCTACCCAGGGGTTGAAGACATGTGA